Genomic segment of Neofelis nebulosa isolate mNeoNeb1 chromosome 17, mNeoNeb1.pri, whole genome shotgun sequence:
aagaACTCCTCAGCAGGAGGagtttaatttaaagaaattaaaatgcaagagatcctcagccctcagtttgtttctcATTGTGGGCCCTAGCCGACAGTCCCTGCAGTACCGGCCTTGGGCCAGCAGAGGGCAGGCAGACCAAGTGGATGGCCGTGAGtcccaggaggaaaagaggaTACCGATTTCTCAGAAAGGGAGGGGCCTGTAGGTTTTTCtagggtgtgtgggtgtgtgggtgtgtgggtgggtgggtgggaggatggaagGGGGGCTAGGTTTCCTGGAGGAATGGGAAAATATCTGAATCCAGGAGGGGCCACTCCCAAGGGGAATAAGGACACCTGGATTCCTGAGAGGAAAAACGAGGCCGAGTGCCCATTTCCCCTCCCACTTTCCCACCCCTGGCTCTAGGGGCATCAGACATTAGCCTGCACTGAATGCTACTTTCCTCAGTGAGCCCCCAGGCAGGAAGAATTTAAAGGCAGAAAAGTTGTTAAAGGATCAAATGTAATTGCTTCAAGGGAGTTGCTGGGGTGAGTGGTTTGTGTGCGTAGGTAGGCCTGGGGGCCCCAGACTGGGGTAGGGGAGAGGATCCTGGACTCTCAGGGGACCCCTGAGGGGTATGAGGTTGAAGGGCAGGAAAGGGACACCCTACCCGCCCCAGTCTggagagttttctttcttctggcaTCTCTGAGCCTTTGACTCTCTCAGGCTCTCTTTGTCCCTGAgggacatttattgagcacccacggTGTACCAGGCTCCGAGAGTTCTGAGATGGGCAGGTCTTCACAGAGATAAATCaccctttctctttgcttctcctcctggtctctgttcctccctctgtccccaaatCCAGGGACCTGGgagctccctccccccccccccttccaggtTCCCTGTTGAGAGGTGTTCGTTGCCATGGAAACAATGACACAATGACCTTGGGTTtgggcagcccctcccccagcctgtcATTCCTGGGGGAGGGTCCACAAGCCCAGCTCCaagccctccccagccctccctgccagAGCACACCATCCCCCTCACCACTCCGCTCAACTCAACACTTGCCCCCCTTGTTTCCAGACTGGACCAGCCCTTTGCAAAGGTAAGTCGCTCCCCTTTCTCCGCCCCCTGCCAgcatttgggggaggggcggatTTGAGCTCCTCTCTGACAccaccccatccccctccccaccccatctctgtccAGGCACGTCTCTACTTCTCCCTCTGATCATAGCCTCTGTCTCTGATGGCTAGAGATGGAAGAAGAGGGCTGGGGATAGGAGGGGCCCTTCAATTAAGAGGCCAAGCAACTGCCCTCCTGCAGAGGTCTGAGAGGCAAAAGAACGTGTCCAAGGTCATGCACTTACGTGATCAAATTAATAACAGTTAACGCTCTGATTGAGggcttcctatgtgccaggtacttccATAAGCACTTTAtaggtattaactcatttaatccttacaataccCTATGAAGATGGCATCCTTATTATCCCCAAtttgcagatgagtaaactgaggcaaaAATTTTGGCAAAGCCAAAAGTAATTGCCTGAAGTCCCACTGGTAGTGGTTTGTACAGTTAAAACTTCCAACTCAAGGCTATCTGGTGGTCAATGGCCACTCCCTTTCTCAGGCAGGGGGTTTAGGGAATcagctcttcctccttcccacgtAGTTGAACTTCTGTCGGCATCCAGGCTCATGATTGCAAACAATCCAATCAGAAAGAAGCATGTACGAGGAGTTGCCCAATCAGGAGCAGGGAGTTTGGAAAGCAAGGACCAATCAGAGAGGGTGGCTCTAGGGACTGCCCAATGCAGAGTAGGTTTGGCTAGAGGGATTGTGGGGGAACCAATCAGAGAGGCCACAACAGAATACACTATCCAATGGAGAGTCAGCACAATGGGGCGTGGCCCTAGCTTTGGGGCCACTCCTTCAAGGGGCCCCCAAACAAACTAGGGACCGCTTTCTCTCCACCAACCTTCTCCTGGGCTTCCGCAGATCCAGGCTCCGTAATTTTTAAATCCAGGCTGTAGGTTTTCCCTGGGGGCACTTCTCCTTGCTAACCTTCAAGGAAAGTAGGGCTTATGTTGGAGAGGAAGAAACGGGATTTAGGGCAGAACTGAGAATGGCAAAAGGACTAGGCAAAAGGGACCAGTGCCTGGCCTGAAAGCTAGATGCTTTTGGGGTGGAGTTTAAGGTGCAGGGGGGAGTGCAGGGGCTAAGTGTGGGGGGATTGGTGGGCGGACCTAGGCCTGAGGGGCAAACTTAGGTCAGAAAGGGCTGGCGAGTTTTGCTTTGGGCGGAGTCTTGGAGACAGGGTGGACCTAGGCTTGGGGGCGGGGCCGAACTGTGGAAGTGTGAGAATGGTTTTGGGTCTCTATTAGAAAATCTGGGTCAGGAATCAACGCAGAGGGAAACTTCTACCTGTTGCCCTCTTTTCAGGCCAATTCGCATTCCCTGACCTTAGGGGACAttctctacccgccccccccccccccggggtatCCCCCTTCCCATCCAGTGACCGAGGCTGGGGCATTATGTTTATTGCTGAGTGTGGCCCCTGCAGTGAGTCTGGAGTGGGCCCAGCTCCCAGGCCTTCTCCTAAGAGGCATTCAAGAACACgtctttactgagcacctcctgGGTGCCGTTCATTGTTGTGGACACCGGAGAAAAGTGGTGCCCATGCCACTCCCCTCAGGAGGCTTATAGATCAATGACTAGACAATAGGCAATAAACAGATAAGTAACACAGTAAAGAGGCGAAGAAGCAAACACGATGATTAACAAGCCATGTAGGAAATAAAATGAGGTGATGTGATAGATAGAAATAGTGGGACCTGTTGGGACTATGCTTTTGCTGCCTCCTTAGTCTCTAGGAGAGTCCTCTGGCTCACGTCCCAACATTTATTATGAAAGATTTCAAACAGGCAgcaaagttgaaaataattttacagtgaaCACCCATATACCCACCACCTAAATTCTACCATTAATGTTTTACTTGCTTTATCATAAACCCATCCATCAACCCTTCCGTcaatccatcttattttttatgtatttcagaGTAACCTGCAGACATGAGGACAATTGGTAGGGGTGCAGGTGTGAACTGGGGCTGGGaaaggaaggcctctctgaagcGATTGCATTTGAGTTCAGACTTGGATGAAAAGGAGGAATCACTACAGTGGGGAAAGAGTGCAAGGACCCCAGGAGCTGTGATGAACTGATACTGGAGAAGTAGAAAGATCATGGTTGGTTGGGACAGGGAAACCAGAGCTCTGGGAAGAGGTCAAGAGGTGGGCGGGGCCAGAGTTTCagtctgtggggtgggggtggggctctctGCTTGGGCTCAGGCTCTTTGTTTCCCTATCTCTGaggatctctgtctctctcattttcaTCTATCTTCTCATCCTGTCTTTTTCCCTCCTGTCCATCCCAGGTCcgccctccccttcctttcccttatccGTGTGACTTgaggcaagttacctaacctctctgtggctttattttcctcatctgtaaaatcaggatGTGATGGGGCCTCCTCGTCTGGCTCCTGGAAGGATTAACTGAAGTCATGTATGTGAAGCCCATAGAACCATTCCTGGCGCACAACAGTGCTGGACATGTGTCCACTTTTGCTGTTGTTACTATTCTCTCTCCGTGCTCCCAGCCCTGGACCTCCGTATCCCATCAGGGAGCACCAGGAACCAGGGTGGGAGGTGgcggtggtggtagtggtggtgatgtTGGCATCTGAAGACTGAGGGGGGGATTGTGAGTGTCCTTCGGGGGGGCATCTAATGGTTGCGAGTGGGGTCAAGGTTTACTAGAGCGGAGGCTCTGCAGAGGTGCCCttgatctgggggtggggggcaggcaggcttTGTGCCATGACGTGACTAGGAAGAACTTAGGGAAGGGGTTTGGCAGAGGACCTTGATACAGTAGGATCCAAAATTGGAAGGGGTTGAGCTGCCAGGGAGCCAGGGACTGCAATAAGGTGGATTTGGAGGGGAGGCCTTGCTGGGTTTGGGGGTCTGGTGAGTATCTCAGAAAGAGGTGGAGAGTGGCCAGAGACAGcgggatttgggggaggggctagGGGTCAGCTATTGAATAGGAGTTGGGCTAGAAAGGAGTCTAACCAAGGAGGGAGTAAGGAATCCTGGTATCCATGGAAGtcacagggaaggggaagggtcTCCCGGGTCCAAAAGAGAGAATAGGAACAGGAAGGATGTAGGGAAAGAATCTGGGGCAAATCAGGGGTTCTGGAAACTAAGGGGTGCCTTAGAGGGGAGCATGGTCTGGGGTCTAACTGGGGGTAATGAGGAAAGTTAGGGGGAATAAGAGACATTTTGGGGTCCTCCTAGAAACTAGACATGGTCTGGAGTCCCTATTGGGGGTCAAGGAATGGTGTGTGGAAGGACACTGCTGGGGTCTCCAAGAAGCGGTAGGATATGGTTTGGGTCCCCAGAGGGAGTAAGACATGATCTGGTGTCTCCCTAGATATTGATATATGGTTTGGGTCCTCTCTGGGGTGTGGTAACATTCATACCTGAATGTTATGGTATGATTTAGGGTCCCTGATGGGGGTGCTCCGGATCCCCTTAGGTGCTGGGATATGGTCTGGGGTCCCCGATGGAGTATGGGGCAGAGTCTGAGGTCACCAAGGTGAGTAGGACATGGTTTGTGGTCCTGGGTGGCTGTAGGACATGGTCTGGGTCCTCCAAGGAGGTAAGGCATGGCCTGAGGTTCCCCTGGGTATTGGGACACGCTCCCGAGATCTCCGCCGAGTCCCCACGCCAGCTGGGGCGTGGTCTGGGGGTCTCTGGGGAAGccggcagggctggggggtgggactGGGGAGGGGTCGGGGGCGGGTCGGCGGCTCCGCAGTGGAGAGGGGTCTGCGGCGGGCCCCGGAGCGGGGGTCTGGGCTGCGcggccgccccgcccgccccctccggtcggcgccccctccccccttgcgGCGGTGGTGGCGGCTGGGCTccggcggcgggcggcgcggaGGGCGGAGCTCGGCGGCGGCtcgggagggagggcgggaggcgggagggaggcgGCCCCGCGGcaccgcgccccctcccccggccctccccccaccatggcGCGGagcgaggcggcggcggcggggccgggccCGGGGCCCCCCCGGGCTGGGTGAGCGCGGCCCGTAGCGGCCGGGgaggcggcgggcgggggcgccGGTGGGAGCGCGGGTGTGAGCGTGCgagcgtgtgagtgtgtgtccgCGGCGCTGCGGCGGGCCCGGCGTGCGCTCGCGCGGCCCTGTGTGTGCCCGGCGCCGGCGTGTGCGGCGCCCTGCTTGTGTGGCCATCCGGGTGTGTGCTGGGTGTCGAGCCGAGGTGCTGTGTCCGGCCGCGCGCGTGTGTCCCCCGAGCGGCTGCTCCTCTGGCTGTGTGTCTGGGGGGCTGTCGCGCGCCCATCGGAGGGgctgtgtgcaggtgtgtgtgcgtgGGTTGTGTGCCCAGGtgtgggtcccccccccccccacgagtGTGTGCGCGGGGCTGGCTGCGCTGGGTGTTTGTGTCCAGGTTGGATGTCCATCCGAGGGTTTGTGTAGCCGGGTGTGCCCGTCCTGGtgtccatttgtgtgtgtgtatgtgtgtgtctgcgggttgtgtgtctccgagggtgtgtgtctgtgcgtcCATGTCAGGTTCCCGGCCGGGGGCTGGGGCTCGTTCCTTGTGGGACCAGGCCTCTGTGtggctttgggggaggggagtttGCCGCTCCCTCGGTCTATGTCAATTGGGGGGTCCTCAGCGGTCCTTGGGGGAGACGGCCATGTCTTCCCCTTCccggtggctgggggtgggggggatgggcggCCGGTAGGTGGACAGATGGAGGGATGAGAGGCCGAGGGATGGACAGATGGGCccgaggggaggggcacagacccagcccttccccacccaccccaccccaatccCCCCCGCCCGCCAGATCTCCGCAGATGGGGCCGGACTTGccggcatacagatggccaggcCGGGGGACCTCTGGGCTGCCTTGTGGCGGGGCTCTGGGACTCAGTCCCCCAACCCTTTGAGACTCCACCTGCCGAACTCTGACCTCAGGCCCTGGCTTGTGCCttggttgggggttgggggggatgtGCTGGGAGGGAAGGATGCTAGGATTTCTTTGGCCTGGGAAGTAGGTGGGGTTGGGGCACCTCAGGGCCAGGAGGGATGTGTGTTCATGACTGTATGTGAGTGTGAATCTATGCCTATCTGTTGACTATGCTACCGTGGTTCAATATTTTGTATGCATTTTGGAAGTGTGTAAAtccctcacagggctgttgtgtgAGCATGTGTCTTATGAGTGAACATCTCAGAATGTCTGTGCAAGGTGAATCTTTTTGTGCCTGTGTGCTTGTGTATcagttttgtgtgtctgtgtgtgcttgTAGTTCTGTGTCATGTGTATGAGGTGTGTATCAGCTAGGGTGTGCATTTGGGCATCTGTTGGTGTGGGAATATATCAGTTTTGTGACCATGCTCATGAGGATATGTGAAGTTGTATGAGTGTATATGAGTGTGTTTGGACGTTTAAAAGCATGCACCTGTGTATCTTTGATTGTGCAAGTGAGTATATGTTATATGTGCGTGCCCCTGTGTGTTGGCTAGTGTGCACGTGTTTCTCTCTTATAGGTGCATGTATCCGATTGTCTGCAAGAAGGCACATGGGTTtctctgttgtgtgtgtgcatatgtatatatgaatgtgCAAGGGAAAGTCAATGTTGTACATGTGTGGTTGTGTGCAGGTTGTGTGCAGGTTGTGTCAGCCTTGAGGGTGTGGGTCTATGTTGTGAGTCCATTTATGTGTCAGTGTTGGTCTCTGGGGATTGGTCTATGTGCAGGGCGTATGCACACATGTGCCTGTCTTCCTGGCATAAGGCTGACCCCACTTCTTGGCCCAGTGAGATTTGGGCCCATGTGGTGTGACCCGTGGTATGCTGGGTTCCATCCAGGGGGTCCAAGGACACAAGTGCGTCCACATGTTGGGCTAAGAGGccatggagggtggggggcacacaTCATGCTGGTGGGTCCATGGAAATCCAGACGTAGAGACTTGGGCCCATGTGGGTTTTGGCATGTCCACACATGTTGGTGTGACAATGGTGTAACGGCAAGGATGGGGACCGCTGGTTCTTTTCCTACCCCCAGTACCACTCAGCTCTTTGAAGTTGGAGGACTAGGATGTGAACTCTGGAAGGAGGAGACTGGAATCCTGGAATCCTGGATCTGAGAAGGCTGCTGGGAGGCCAGATTCCTGGGtcttgagaaaggaagaaactgagaccttGACTCTGGAGTTtgaaggaggaggaagctggggtTGTAGACACCAGGGTGGAAGGacggggaaggggctggggttcCTGGCCTCTTGAGCCCACAGAGGACAAAGAGTTAAAGTCCTGGACTCCTGGGTTTTGGAGGGTGAACAGTCCTGAGACCCAGACTCCCTGGATTCCAGAAACAACTCACTGGGTCTGTCTGAGCCTACGCAGAGCCTGCAGCAGGAGGGCTGAGAGAATGATCACACCAGGGACTTCCTTGGCTGAGATGGTCTCTGAGGCAGGTCTTCAAAGAGGAGCCAGAAGGATGCTAATAAGGTCATTTTGTTCCTTTGCAGGTACCGGCCCAGGCCCTAACTCCCTGCAGAGAGGTGAGTGGGGTCCCTCAGGCTGGGGAGAGAGATGTGGAGTGATTGGGCCTGTTCTGAGCCAGCTGGAGGCCTGGAGCCCTGCCTGGTATGGATTTCAGGGCAGGGTATGGCAGTGTCGAAaaggccccggggcggggggcggggggggggagggggcggccatGACAACAAGATCAGGAGCATCATGTTTGGATCAGGGCTCGTGGTGGAGCCAGGGCATGGGTGGTAGGTGGGGGTTTCGGGCCTGGAAGCATCTCCTCTCTGGGTGGGTCAGGTAGTTGGGACAAGGAAGTCTCCTGATGATATCAGTAGGGGGTACAGAGAGTTTCGTGACATGAAGTGAACCTTGCATTTGGAGAGCGACATGGTttaccattttgtgtgtgtgtgtgtgcgtgcgtgcgtgcatgcatgtgggAAGATCTCCTGGTAGACTGATTGGCTAGtggctgggagagaggcagagaaaatgatacagtaataatgatgatgatgatgatgatgatgatggtgatgatgatgatggtgatgatgttaaTAATAGGTGCTAACACTTATGTAGTGTTTAGTCTGTCAGAAACTATTCTGAACATGTTACAGTGTATTATACTTCGTCACAACCCCGTGAGGTAGGtgctatcattatccccattttacagaggagcacactgaggcacaaagaggggaAGTCACTGGATTCAAGTCGCGCAATGGGGAACTGGGGTGTGAACCTGAGCGGCCAGGCCCAGATTCTTTCTTGCAATGCTGCACTACCTctcaagaaatgttagctattttcaTTGCTGTTATTATCCCTTCGACTCGAATCCCACCCCAGCTGTGGGAGGCCAAACCGGGCACTTCTGCTTCATAGATCGGGGTTCTGAGCCTTAGAGACCCCACAGGCAGGCAGGTGCAGAGCTGGGCCTCCCAACTCAGGAGTTCCgcctttcaggttttccattcGATACAGAGCTTTATCCCAGGAGGATCGCAAGACAAATTAATAGGGGGTGCTCAGAGATGGTGGGatgccctgcctctgcctctttttctctctccagcccGGGCgctgtccctctgtctctatctcttcctCCATCTTGGTCTCTCTGTAATCTCTTAGGATCACTTCccgcctctccctcactcttcctctccccatctcttggGCTGCCTGTTTCCTCCTTTCTTAGTGCTCCAGTCTGTCTTGGTTTCAGGCTGGCTCTTTGCCTCTGCACCTTTCTTTCAgagtctttctcttttccttatttatttatttatttatttatttatttatttatttaagctctttgcccaatgtgggctcaaactcgcCACGCTgcgatcaagggtcacatgctctactgactgagccagccaggcgcccctcagattctttttctttttgtccctttgtctctctctctgactctgtgtctctgtgtctgccAGTGCATCTCCCCCCTTGCCCACTtgtctgtccctgtctctttgcccctctctctctgactctcttggtccccctccccacaggctgAAGGATCAGGGCCACAGCAGGCCACAACCCCAAACTGCAGATCCCTAGGAGGTGGGCCAGCAAGGGACTGGGTGCGGGGTAGGGTGAAAACAGTTTCAGGGACGCCCCCTTCCCATCCTTCCCTcttcacccccccacccacccggTGTTGTGATGGGAACTGACATGTCGTGGGCTGCAGCCGCCGCAGGGGAATCCCTGCCGGAAGGTTTTGCCTGGAGCAGAGGCATAGCGTgagtgtgtgagggtgtgtgtgagtgtgggcaTGTATGGGGCCTTGTATGTGCCCGCTGATGTGAGCATGGAAGTCTGCCCGCTGTTTGGGAGCTCACTAGAGCCCAGGATGAAGCCAGGTTCAGAGAAGGACTTCCCAAGACTGGGAAGGAGACTGCTGTGTTTTTCTCAGCGCCTCCTAACTTCAGATTCCCTTTGCCACTcccaagggtgtgtgtgtgtggggtgggggggtggtagTGGTTCCCCTTAACATTTACTGGatacttactgtgtgtcaggccctgtgctcagtGGCCCCAGTGAATGAGCTCACTGAACCCTTGCAACAACCCAACAAAGCTGGTATGATTGTCATCCCGTTGTACAAATTAGGAAATTATGGCCTAGTTAGGGGAAATCATTGGTTTGCGGTCACAGAACCAGCTAGTGGGGAGCCAGGACTGAACCTGAGTCTGTTTGATTTCCGAGCACTTACTCTTAATAATAGTGCACACTTCTGTACCTGGCATATATTGGGCCCTCAGTGGTCATGATGAGAATAATTACCAACACGTATTGGACACATTTTATGTTCCAGGCACGGTTCTAAGTACACTATGTTCATTGATCCCGTTAATCCTCACAGAGGTAAGGCctgtttttatctccattttacagatgaagaaaccgagattcagagaggttcagacacttgcccgaggtcacacagctagtaagtgtcagagctggaatttgaacccagggacTATGGCTTTGAAATCCACAACCTTAAACCCTAGTCaaccctgatttttaaaaatatttagtgggTACTGGAAGGCCCAGACTGGGCCAGGTGTCACCGCACCCCTCTGGTTGGAAAATCATGAGAGGTCTGGgcctcctagaggaaggtcaGAGTTGGGATTaggaccctgggggtggggggtggagggccgTGTAATTTACTAACCAGCATGGAAATATTGTCTGTTAACAACAAATGCATGCCAGGTGATGATCAGTCCTGCCTCTGTTCAGACTGGATGTCAGGAAGGCAGGGACCTGAGGCAGACTTCTAGCAGGACATCGTGGGTGGCCAGGGTGGTGGTCAAGCCCTGTGCCTGGGTAACCCGTCTCGTTCCCTTGCAGGTCTCCCGCCCCACTCCTCCCGCCTTCCCTCTGCACCATGGCTCCGGGCCCCTTCTCCTCGGCGCTCCCCTCGCCGCCACCTGCCGCCCTGCCCTTTCTGCTGCTGCTCTGGGCCGGGGCATCCCGTGGGCAGCCCTGCCCCGGCCGCTGCATCTGCCAGAACGTGGCGCCCACGCTGACCATGCTCTGCGCCAAGACCGGCTTGCTCTTCGTGCCGCCGGCCATCGACCGGCGCGTGGTGGAGCTGCGGCTCACTGACAACTTCATCGCGGCCGTCCGCCGCAGAGACTTCGCCAACATGACCAGCCTGGTGCACCTCACCCTGTCCCGTAACACCATCGGCCAGGTGGCCGCCGGCGCCTTCGCTGACCTCCGCGCCCTCCGCGCCCTGCACCTCGACAGCAACCGCCTGGCCGAGGTGCGTGGCGACCAGCTCCGCGGCTTGGGCAACCTTCGCCACCTGATCCTCGGCAACAACCAGATCCGCCGGGTCGAGTCAGCTGCCTTCGACGCCTTCCTGTCCACCGTGGAGGACCTGGATCTGTCCTACAACAATCTCGAGGCCCTGCCGTGGGAGGCTGTGGGCCAGATGGTGAACCTGAACACCCTCACGCTGGACCACAATCTCATCGACCATATCGCTGAAGGTACCTTTGTGCAGCTGCACAAACTGGTTCGCCTGGACATGACCTCCAACCGCCTCCATAAACTGCCCCCCGATGGGCTCTTTCTGAGGTCCCAAGGTTCGGGGCCGAAGCCGCCCACACCGCTCACGGTCAGCTTCGGCGGCAACCCTCTGCACTGCAACTGCGAGCTGCTGTGGCTGCGGCGGCTGACCCGAGAGGACGACCTGGAGACGTGCGCCACCCCGGAGCACCTCACCGACCGCTACTTCTGGTCCATTCCCGAGGAGGAGTTCCTGTGTGAACCCCCGCTGATTACACGGCAGGCGGGGGGCCGGGCCCTGGTGGTGGAGGGCCAGGCGGTCAGCCTGCGGTGCCGCGCTGTGGGTGACCCTGAGCCCGTGGTGCATTGGGTCGCACCCGATGGGCGGTTGCTGGGGAACTCGAGCCGGACCCGGGTTCGGGGGGATGGGACACTGGATGTAACCATCACCACCTTAAGGGACAGTGGCACCTTCACGTGCATCGCCTCCAACGCCGCTGGGGAAGCGACGGCCCCCGTGGAGGTGTGCGTGGTACCCCTGCCTCTGATGGCGCCCCCGccggccgccccgccgcccctcACCGAGCCCGGCTCCTCAGACATCGCCACGCCCGGCCGACCCGGTGCCAACGAATCGGCCGCCGAGCGCCGGCTCGTGGCGGCCGAGCTCACCTCGAACTCGGTGCTCATCCGCTGGCCGGCCCAGAGGCCCGTGCCCGGCATCCGCATGTACCAGGTCCAGTACAACAGCTCCGCAGATGACTCCCTTGTCTACAGGTGGGTGCTGCAGTCCCAGGACCTCTACCTCCTCCAGGGGCCCACCCTCCCATCTGCCTACTCCGTTGGCCTTCTTGCTCAGCTGTGGTTCTCTGGATGGACATGCGGAGTTGTCTTGGGCCCTCACCCgccctgtctcctcctctctagttctgtctccctatctctttcTGGTTTTCCTGCGTTTACTAAGTCTTCGTCGAGGACCCACACGAGCCAGACTAGGGCCGGGCACTGGAGTTA
This window contains:
- the LRFN1 gene encoding leucine-rich repeat and fibronectin type III domain-containing protein 1 translates to MAPGPFSSALPSPPPAALPFLLLLWAGASRGQPCPGRCICQNVAPTLTMLCAKTGLLFVPPAIDRRVVELRLTDNFIAAVRRRDFANMTSLVHLTLSRNTIGQVAAGAFADLRALRALHLDSNRLAEVRGDQLRGLGNLRHLILGNNQIRRVESAAFDAFLSTVEDLDLSYNNLEALPWEAVGQMVNLNTLTLDHNLIDHIAEGTFVQLHKLVRLDMTSNRLHKLPPDGLFLRSQGSGPKPPTPLTVSFGGNPLHCNCELLWLRRLTREDDLETCATPEHLTDRYFWSIPEEEFLCEPPLITRQAGGRALVVEGQAVSLRCRAVGDPEPVVHWVAPDGRLLGNSSRTRVRGDGTLDVTITTLRDSGTFTCIASNAAGEATAPVEVCVVPLPLMAPPPAAPPPLTEPGSSDIATPGRPGANESAAERRLVAAELTSNSVLIRWPAQRPVPGIRMYQVQYNSSADDSLVYRMIPSTSQTFLVNDLAAGRAYDLCVLAVYDDGATALPATRVVGCVQFTTAGDPAPCRPLRAHFLGGTMIIAIGGVIVASVLVFIVLLMIRYKVYGDGDGRRVKGTSRSPPRVSHVCSQTNGAGASQAPPPPAQDRYEALREVTSPAAAALAVEAKAAAAEMDSTEPEAVLGRSLGGSATSLCLLPSEEISGEESRATAGPRRSRSGALGPPASAPPTLALVPGGAPARPRPQQRYSFDGDYGALFQSHSYPRRARRTKRHRSTPHLDGAGGGAAGEDGDLGLGSARARLAFTSTEWMLESTV